The Starkeya sp. ORNL1 DNA window TCATGTTCGGGCCGGCGATCATCGCCATGCTGCGGCTGAAGCAGGGCAAGGGCCAGCCGATCCGCACCGACGGGCCGCAATCGCACCTGCTCACCAAGAAGGGCACGCCCACCATGGGCGGGCTGATGATCTTCTCCGGCCTGATGGTGGCGACGCTGCTGTGGGCCAATCTCAGTAATCCCTATGTCTGGGTGGTGCTGTTCGTCACCATCGGCTTCGGGCTGATCGGCTTCTATGACGACTATCTCAAGGTCACCAAGCAGACCCATAACGGCCTCTCCGGCCGCTCCCGCCTCGCCATCGAGGCGCTGATCGCGGGCGCCGCAGTGGTGGTGATCATGAATGTCGGGCGGATGCCGCTCTCCACCTCGGTGGCCTTCCCGCTGTTCAAGGACCTGCTGCTCGACCTCTCCTATTTCTTCGTCATCTTCGGTGCCTTCGTCATCGTCGCCGCCGGCAATGCGGTGAACCTCACCGATGGCCTCGATGGCCTCGCCATCGTGCCGGTGATGGTGGCGGCGGGCTCGTTCGGCATGATCTCATATCTGTCCGGCAACGTGCTGTTCGCCGACTACCTGCAGATCCACTACGTCGCCGGCGTCGGTGAACTGGCGGTGATATGCGGGGCGATCATCGGAGCCGGCATCGGCTTTCTATGGTTCAACGCCCCGCCGGCGCAGATCTTCATGGGCGACACCGGCTCGCTGGCGCTGGGCGGCCTGCTCGGCACCATTGCGGTCGCCACCAAGCACGAGATCGTGCTGTGCATCATCGGCGGCCTGTTCGTGCTGGAAGCGGTGTCGGTGATCGTGCAGGTGGTCTCGTTCAAGCTCACCGGCAAGCGCGTCTTCAAGATGGCGCCGATCCACCACCATTTCGAGCAGCTCGGCTGGACCGAGCCGCAGATCGTGATCCGCTTCTGGATCATCGCGGTGGTGCTGGCGCTGATCGGCCTGTCGACGCTCAAGCTGCGCTGAGGTTGGGCTTGAGCAATGCTCCGGCATTGCTGGAGCAATGCCAGAGTGAGAGAGGCCGTCATCCCGGCCGCAGCGAAGCGGAGAGCCGGGATCGCGTGAAGTTCCGAGCAACACCTTCCTGCGATCCCGGATCGGCCTGACGGCCGTCCGGGATGACAACTCGGTCTTACTCCCCGCGCACCGTCTGGATATTGCGGGCGTGGACCTCCTCATAGGGCGCGAAATAATACGCGCCGCCGCTGGCGAGGGCGTCGGCGGCGAAGGTCTTCAGGTCCTGCCCGGCCAGCGCCGGATCGGTGCGGGCGCGGACCAGCTTCTCCACATAGAGCTTCGTCGCCGCGATCAGCTCCGGGCCATAGCCGCCGGCGGCGATCACGTCGGGATCGCCATGGTTCGGCAGCAGGCGCGGATAGCCCCATGAGGCGATGCGATCGAGCTCGGCAAGATGCACCTCGAGCCGGTCGGGCTCGGCGACATAGGTGACGGTGTCCTCCAGCGTATCGCCGACCAGCAGCAGGCCAAGATCCGGCAGGCCGAGCAGCACGCCGTCATTGCTGTGGATCTCGGCATGGCGCAGTTCGACCCGCACTCCGCCGATGGTGAGGTCGAGCGGGCCCTCGAAGGTCCGCGTCGGCATGATCAGCGGGCGGATCGGCGGCGCGGCGTTCTCCATTTCCTCGCGATGGGCGATCAGCGCGCGTTCGGTCAGGACATGGGCGAGGATCTCGCAATCGGCGAACACCTCATTGCCGGCGACATGGTCGTCATGCCAGTGGCTCAGCACCACCCGCATCGAGGTGACCCCCATCTCTTCCAGCGCTTGGCGTATCAGCCGGGCATGGGTGAGCGATATGTGGGTGTCGTAGACCAGCGCCTCATGCCCATCGACCACGGCGAAAGAGGCGACGCCCAGCGCATAGGCGCCGTCGTCCAGCCAGTTCGGCTCCGCCGAATAAGCCCGCACGCCGTCGATGCGGCCATCATAGAAGGCAAGGACGTTGGCGTGCGGCCGCAGGATGCGCAGGGTGGAGCCGAGCGGAGCGAGGTCGGTCATGGCTGTATCCGGTTGGCGATGCCCAGTTCTAGACCATCCCGCGTTTCCTTCCTCAGTGAAAATGCGATAGCCAGACGGGTGTCCGTATCGCCCGAGCTTGCGAGTCGATCATGATCCCCGTCACCTCTTTCCGCGATCGCAAGGTCGCGCTGTTCGGCCTCGGCGGCTCCGGGCTCGCCACCGCCCGTGCGCTGATCGCCGGCGGCGCGGACGTGCTGGCGTGGGATGATGCCGAGGCCTCGGTCGGCAAGGCGGCGGCGGAGGGCATTCCGACCGGCGACCTGCGTGACCTCGACTGGAGCGCAGTCGCGGCGCTGGTGCTGGCGCCCGGCGTGCCGCTGACCCATCCCGTTCCGCACTGGAGCGTCGGGCTCGCCCGCAATGCCGGGGTCGAGGTGGTCGGCGACATCGAGCTGTTCTGCCGCGAGCGCCGGCTGTCGTCGCGGCGCTCGCACTTTGCCGCCATCACCGGCACCAATGGCAAGTCGACGACGACGGCGCTGCTCGCGCACCTGATGCGGGTCGGCGGGCGCGACGTGCAGATCGGCGGCAATTTCGGTCCGGCGATCCTCGGGCTGGAGCCGCCGAAGCCGGGCCGCGTCCATGTCATCGAGTGCTCGTCCTACCAGATCGACCTGGCGCCAACGCTCGATCCGTCCGTAGGCATCCTGCTCAATCTCTCACCCGACCATCTCGACCGCCATGGCACCATGGAGCACTACGCCGCGGTGAAGGAGCGGCTGATTGCCGGGGTCGAAGCCGGCGGCACCGCGGTGGTCGGCGTCGATGATGACTGGAGCGCGGCCATCGCCGACCGCGCCGAGCGGGCCGGCGGCCATGTGGTGCGCGTCTCGGTGCGCCGGCCGCTGGCCGACGGCATCTACTACGAGGGTGGCCGGCTGATCGTCGCCGAGGGCGGCGCCACGCGCTTCACTCTACCGCTTGGCGGCATCGGCTCGCTGCGCGGCGCCCACAATGCACAGAACGCCGCCGCCGCCTTCGCGAGTGCCCGCGCGCTCGGCCTCGCGCCGGAAGTCATCGCGGTGGCGATGAAGAGCTTTCCGGGCCTCGCCCATCGCATGGAAGAGGTGCGGCGCATCGGCGACGTGCTGTTCGTCAATGATTCCAAGGCGACCAATGCCGACGCCGCGGAGCGCGCGCTTTCCTCATTCGAGGAAGTGTTCTGGATCGCCGGCGGCAAGCCCAAGGCCGGCGGCATCGAGCCCCTGGCGCCCTATTTCCCGCGGGTGCGGAAGGCCTATCTGATCGGCGTCGCGGCCGAGGAATTCGCGCGCACGCTGGACGGCAAGGTGCCCTACGAAATCGTGGGTACGCTCGACGCCGCGGTGCCGGCCGCCGCGCGCGATGCCGCAGCCTCCGGGCTGAAGCACCCGGTGGTGCTGCTCTCACCAGCCTGCGCCAGCTTCGACCAGTTTCCCAATTTCGAGGTCAGGGGCGACCATTTCCGCACTCTCGTCAACGCCTCTCCTTCGGACTGAATTGCATACGAGATCTCAACCAGACCCCTGATGCCGAGTGACAAGAAGATCACAGCGCCATCTGCCTGGCCTGGGTGACGCGACTGTTGAGAGTGACCTCGGTGCAGTCGCCGGCTGGGCAACGCATCGCCACGCGTATTGAGCCTTCCAGGATGGACCGGACCGAGATGGACTCCTTCGACGAAACGATCGCGCGCAAGCAACGCAGCGAAGCGGTGTTGCGCGCAGCCGGCGTATCCATCAATCCGCATTTGCCGCTTATCGAATCCGAAGGCGAGATCTTTGTCCGCTCGCCAAGGGAGGTCGCCGAGCGGCTACTGGCGCTCAACATCGTTGCGGTGAAGGGCGAAGGCCTTGAGCAGGAGATCATCGAGCGAATCGTCGAGGAGCGCGGTATCAGGCCGCTGTTCTCACCGTTGGAACTGGTCTTCATCGACGATCCCGACCCGAGCGAGCATGATCGCCTCCAGTTCGTGTGGCGCTACGAAGCGGCTTGGGTACTGTTCTGGTCGCTGAATTTCGTCCAAGGCCCGCTGGGGCTTCCGTCCCACCTGTGCGACGTACCGATGCTTACCGAGACGGTCCGAGATAGCGCCAATCTCACGGCAAATGGCACGCGTTCGGCAAGGGAGTTGCTGGACGAGGCGGATTTGATCTACCGCTGCGCCTGGGCCATCCGTCAGGCTGGCCTCGACCGGGTAACACCTGTTGGAAGCCTTGCGCCCGGTGTGACGATGGAACGGCACTACGCGCTGAACTGGCTTATCGACCCGGACGGTTCGGATTGGGACGATGTCGATACCAGCACGTAAAGGCCTATTCGGCTTTGGCGTCTGCTGGCTCCGCTCGGACACGCTTCTTGATCGCTCCGGAGTGGACAAGGCGCGGAAAATCTCCCTTCGCCCTTAACCCCGCATCAACCCTAACTCATCGATATTTACCGAACGGGCCACGCCGCCCGCCGATAACGCTTGCCAATCCGCCACCCCGCCCTCTGCCGGAGTTTTGCGTACCATGATGTCGCGTGCCGAACGGACGGTGCTGGGCGAATGGTGGTGGACCGTTGATCGTCTGCTGCTCGGGGCGCTCGCCGCGCTGATGGTCACCGGAATCGTGCTGGCGCTCGCCGCCAGTCCGCC harbors:
- a CDS encoding DUF4272 domain-containing protein; translated protein: MDSFDETIARKQRSEAVLRAAGVSINPHLPLIESEGEIFVRSPREVAERLLALNIVAVKGEGLEQEIIERIVEERGIRPLFSPLELVFIDDPDPSEHDRLQFVWRYEAAWVLFWSLNFVQGPLGLPSHLCDVPMLTETVRDSANLTANGTRSARELLDEADLIYRCAWAIRQAGLDRVTPVGSLAPGVTMERHYALNWLIDPDGSDWDDVDTST
- the mraY gene encoding phospho-N-acetylmuramoyl-pentapeptide-transferase, with amino-acid sequence MLQWLAELQGSVPALNVFRYITFRTGGAIITALLFVFMFGPAIIAMLRLKQGKGQPIRTDGPQSHLLTKKGTPTMGGLMIFSGLMVATLLWANLSNPYVWVVLFVTIGFGLIGFYDDYLKVTKQTHNGLSGRSRLAIEALIAGAAVVVIMNVGRMPLSTSVAFPLFKDLLLDLSYFFVIFGAFVIVAAGNAVNLTDGLDGLAIVPVMVAAGSFGMISYLSGNVLFADYLQIHYVAGVGELAVICGAIIGAGIGFLWFNAPPAQIFMGDTGSLALGGLLGTIAVATKHEIVLCIIGGLFVLEAVSVIVQVVSFKLTGKRVFKMAPIHHHFEQLGWTEPQIVIRFWIIAVVLALIGLSTLKLR
- a CDS encoding MBL fold metallo-hydrolase: MTDLAPLGSTLRILRPHANVLAFYDGRIDGVRAYSAEPNWLDDGAYALGVASFAVVDGHEALVYDTHISLTHARLIRQALEEMGVTSMRVVLSHWHDDHVAGNEVFADCEILAHVLTERALIAHREEMENAAPPIRPLIMPTRTFEGPLDLTIGGVRVELRHAEIHSNDGVLLGLPDLGLLLVGDTLEDTVTYVAEPDRLEVHLAELDRIASWGYPRLLPNHGDPDVIAAGGYGPELIAATKLYVEKLVRARTDPALAGQDLKTFAADALASGGAYYFAPYEEVHARNIQTVRGE
- the murD gene encoding UDP-N-acetylmuramoyl-L-alanine--D-glutamate ligase gives rise to the protein MIPVTSFRDRKVALFGLGGSGLATARALIAGGADVLAWDDAEASVGKAAAEGIPTGDLRDLDWSAVAALVLAPGVPLTHPVPHWSVGLARNAGVEVVGDIELFCRERRLSSRRSHFAAITGTNGKSTTTALLAHLMRVGGRDVQIGGNFGPAILGLEPPKPGRVHVIECSSYQIDLAPTLDPSVGILLNLSPDHLDRHGTMEHYAAVKERLIAGVEAGGTAVVGVDDDWSAAIADRAERAGGHVVRVSVRRPLADGIYYEGGRLIVAEGGATRFTLPLGGIGSLRGAHNAQNAAAAFASARALGLAPEVIAVAMKSFPGLAHRMEEVRRIGDVLFVNDSKATNADAAERALSSFEEVFWIAGGKPKAGGIEPLAPYFPRVRKAYLIGVAAEEFARTLDGKVPYEIVGTLDAAVPAAARDAAASGLKHPVVLLSPACASFDQFPNFEVRGDHFRTLVNASPSD